A genomic stretch from Rhabdothermincola salaria includes:
- the coxB gene encoding cytochrome c oxidase subunit II: MPRRSVLVRILQVVTLVVVTVLFVVLIIDSFLNDGKPLTTLRPEGPAAQDIQNLVWPVFLVAGIVFVGVFGAIGFIIMKFRQRDDDDPEQFPEQVHGRTGLEIGWTILPALILAGVAVGTVITIINLDKRADDAIPVKVVGQQFWWSFHYDLNNDGNFEGPEDLTTAGELVVPVGREIEIVTTSNDVIHSFWIPGLNGKKDAVPNLLNPIKLEADVEGVFLGQCTEFCGLSHANMRMLVRSVSQDTYDAWLENQLTDKSAEPTDPDAAEGREIFTQQCAACHLVDGVSDPEDVPLVAGVAPDLTHLMTRGTFAGSIFNLYAPDGEPIGGNPEEVANPGDPGEALTGGPVDEGRVNRGILEDWLRNAPALKPAAADEGRGMPDLGLTEDQIDKLVAYLYTLN, from the coding sequence CAAGCCGCTCACCACGCTGCGCCCGGAGGGACCGGCCGCCCAGGACATCCAGAACCTGGTGTGGCCCGTCTTCCTCGTGGCCGGCATCGTGTTCGTCGGGGTCTTCGGGGCGATCGGCTTCATCATCATGAAGTTCCGCCAGCGCGACGACGACGATCCCGAGCAGTTCCCCGAGCAGGTCCACGGGCGCACCGGCCTCGAGATCGGCTGGACCATCCTCCCGGCCCTCATCCTCGCCGGCGTGGCCGTGGGCACGGTCATCACCATCATCAACCTCGACAAGCGCGCCGACGACGCCATCCCGGTCAAGGTCGTCGGCCAGCAGTTCTGGTGGAGCTTCCACTACGACCTGAACAACGACGGCAACTTCGAGGGCCCCGAGGACCTCACCACCGCCGGTGAGCTGGTGGTGCCCGTCGGCCGCGAGATCGAGATCGTCACCACCTCCAACGACGTCATCCACTCGTTCTGGATCCCGGGCCTCAACGGCAAGAAGGACGCCGTGCCCAACCTCTTGAACCCCATCAAGCTCGAGGCCGACGTCGAAGGCGTCTTCCTGGGCCAGTGCACCGAGTTCTGCGGTCTGTCGCACGCCAACATGCGGATGCTGGTGCGCTCGGTGTCCCAGGACACCTACGACGCCTGGCTCGAGAACCAGCTCACCGACAAGTCGGCGGAGCCGACCGATCCCGACGCTGCCGAGGGGCGTGAGATCTTCACCCAGCAGTGCGCCGCCTGCCACCTCGTCGACGGGGTCAGCGATCCCGAGGACGTGCCCTTGGTGGCGGGTGTGGCGCCCGACCTCACCCACCTCATGACCCGAGGCACCTTCGCCGGGTCGATCTTCAACCTCTACGCCCCCGACGGTGAGCCCATCGGCGGCAACCCCGAAGAGGTGGCCAACCCCGGAGACCCGGGTGAGGCCCTCACCGGCGGGCCCGTCGACGAAGGGCGGGTCAACCGCGGCATCCTCGAGGACTGGCTGCGCAACGCCCCGGCGCTCAAGCCGGCCGCCGCCGACGAGGGCCGGGGCATGCCCGACCTCGGGCTCACCGAGGACCAGATCGACAAGCTGGTCGCCTACCTCTACACGCTCAACTAG
- the ctaD gene encoding cytochrome c oxidase subunit I: protein MSDSTQLALPSGGGEPTYRPGGVFARPNTTKGWRSWVTTVDHKKIGVMYGATALFFLLVGGIEALLIRVQLWAPRGTLLSADLYNQVFTMHGTTMIFLVVMPIGAAFANYLMPLQIGARDVAFPRINAFSYWIFLTGGIFLNTSWFLGGGADGGWFNYAPNNGVIFSPSNGIDFWNLGLIMTGIGSLTGAVNLITTVLNLRAPGMSLMRMPVFTWMTLVTQFLLLFAIPVLTVAQVLLMMDRLFDANFFNVAKGANPLLWQHLFWIFGHPEVYLMILPAFGLVSEMLPTFSRKPIFGYPFIVFSGVAIGFMGFGVWAHHMFVSGIGPISVTTFALTTMFIAVPTGVKILNWTATMWGGKLQFTSPMLFSIGLVTMFTIGGLSGVTHAVAPADTQQTDTYYIVAHFHYVLFGGAFFGFVGAFYYYWPKVFGYLLNEKIGKGNFWLMLLGFNLTFAPMHVLGLQGMSRRIYTYDQGYGFELWNKVATIGSFVLATSVAIFLFNIFYSKAKAKSLPAVGADPWDSRTIEWMTPSPVPFYNFDPIPTVSRVDDFWYRKYGETKDGQLVRIAATDDVVQKRTDGKGIHLPSPSYWPLVVAIGLPIVGYGLLYTLWLALIGGLITVGGLFGWALEPPDDPDAGHDDDHAPDDHSASGGEVAPADVSEEADDEVAADKEVETVG from the coding sequence ATGTCTGATTCCACCCAGCTCGCGCTGCCCTCGGGCGGCGGCGAGCCGACCTACCGCCCGGGCGGCGTCTTCGCCCGCCCCAACACCACCAAGGGCTGGCGGTCGTGGGTGACCACCGTCGACCACAAGAAGATCGGCGTCATGTACGGCGCCACCGCCCTGTTCTTCTTGTTGGTGGGTGGCATCGAGGCCCTGCTCATCCGGGTCCAGCTGTGGGCCCCCCGCGGCACGCTGCTCTCGGCCGACCTGTACAACCAGGTCTTCACCATGCACGGCACCACCATGATCTTCCTGGTGGTGATGCCCATCGGTGCGGCGTTCGCCAACTACCTGATGCCCCTGCAGATCGGCGCCCGAGACGTCGCCTTCCCGCGCATCAACGCGTTCAGCTACTGGATCTTCCTCACCGGCGGCATCTTCCTCAACACCAGCTGGTTCCTCGGCGGCGGGGCCGACGGCGGCTGGTTCAACTACGCCCCCAACAACGGCGTGATCTTCTCGCCGAGCAACGGCATCGACTTCTGGAACCTCGGCCTCATCATGACGGGCATCGGGTCGCTCACCGGTGCGGTGAACCTCATCACCACGGTGCTCAACCTGCGGGCCCCGGGCATGAGCCTCATGCGCATGCCGGTGTTCACCTGGATGACCCTGGTCACCCAGTTCCTGTTGCTGTTCGCCATCCCGGTGCTCACCGTCGCCCAGGTCCTGCTCATGATGGACCGCCTCTTCGACGCCAACTTCTTCAACGTCGCCAAGGGCGCCAACCCGCTGCTGTGGCAGCACCTGTTCTGGATCTTCGGTCACCCCGAGGTGTACCTGATGATCCTGCCCGCCTTCGGCCTGGTGTCGGAGATGCTGCCCACGTTCTCCCGCAAGCCCATCTTCGGCTACCCGTTCATCGTCTTCTCGGGCGTGGCCATCGGCTTCATGGGCTTCGGCGTGTGGGCCCACCACATGTTCGTCTCGGGCATCGGGCCCATCTCGGTCACCACCTTCGCCCTCACCACGATGTTCATCGCCGTGCCGACGGGTGTGAAGATCCTGAACTGGACCGCCACCATGTGGGGCGGCAAGTTGCAGTTCACCAGCCCGATGCTGTTCTCCATCGGCCTGGTCACCATGTTCACCATCGGTGGCCTGTCCGGCGTCACCCACGCGGTGGCCCCCGCCGACACCCAGCAGACCGACACCTACTACATCGTCGCCCACTTCCACTACGTGCTGTTCGGCGGCGCCTTCTTCGGCTTCGTCGGGGCCTTCTACTACTACTGGCCCAAGGTCTTCGGCTACCTGCTCAACGAGAAGATCGGCAAGGGGAACTTCTGGTTGATGCTGCTGGGCTTCAACCTCACCTTCGCACCCATGCACGTGCTCGGCCTGCAGGGCATGAGCCGACGCATCTACACCTACGACCAGGGCTACGGCTTCGAGCTGTGGAACAAGGTCGCCACCATCGGGTCGTTCGTCCTGGCGACCAGCGTGGCCATCTTCTTGTTCAACATCTTCTACAGCAAGGCCAAGGCCAAGTCCCTCCCCGCGGTGGGTGCCGACCCGTGGGATTCGCGCACCATCGAGTGGATGACCCCCTCGCCGGTGCCGTTCTACAACTTCGACCCCATCCCCACCGTCAGCCGGGTCGACGACTTCTGGTACCGCAAGTACGGCGAGACCAAGGACGGCCAGCTCGTGCGCATCGCCGCCACCGACGACGTCGTCCAGAAGCGCACCGACGGCAAGGGCATCCACCTGCCGTCGCCTTCCTACTGGCCTCTGGTCGTGGCCATCGGCCTGCCCATCGTCGGCTACGGCCTGCTCTACACCCTCTGGCTGGCACTCATCGGTGGTCTGATCACGGTCGGCGGTCTCTTCGGTTGGGCCCTCGAGCCGCCGGACGATCCCGATGCCGGCCACGACGACGACCACGCCCCCGACGACCACTCCGCCTCCGGCGGTGAGGTGGCTCCCGCCGACGTGAGCGAAGAGGCCGACGACGAGGTCGCCGCCGACAAGGAGGTCGAGACCGTTGGCTGA
- a CDS encoding cytochrome c oxidase subunit 3 produces MAEPLTAHPTVAEADAHAPVAHIEHDTNTGISNTKLAMWLFLASECLLFGGLISTYLLYKNPLEGPSGADLFDIPFTSASSFVLLMSSLTMVLAVSAIERGDHHRMRIWLGSTALLGSTFVAGQIYEFTAFYREGLGFTTSRFSSAFYTLTGFHGVHVTVGIIMLVVLVMLSIRGRLPEHRSETVEVVGLYWHFVDIVWILIFAIVYLIP; encoded by the coding sequence TTGGCTGAGCCGCTCACGGCCCATCCCACCGTGGCCGAAGCCGATGCCCACGCTCCCGTGGCCCACATCGAGCACGACACCAACACCGGCATCTCCAACACCAAGTTGGCGATGTGGTTGTTCCTGGCCTCGGAGTGCCTGCTCTTCGGCGGGCTGATCAGCACCTACCTGCTGTACAAGAACCCGCTCGAGGGCCCCTCGGGTGCCGACCTGTTCGACATCCCCTTCACGTCGGCGTCGTCGTTCGTGCTGCTGATGAGCTCGCTCACCATGGTGCTCGCCGTGTCCGCCATCGAGCGGGGCGACCATCACCGCATGCGCATCTGGCTCGGCTCCACCGCGCTGCTCGGCTCGACCTTCGTGGCCGGTCAGATCTACGAGTTCACCGCCTTCTACCGTGAGGGCCTCGGCTTCACCACCAGCCGTTTCAGCTCCGCCTTCTACACGCTCACCGGCTTCCACGGGGTCCACGTCACGGTCGGCATCATCATGCTGGTCGTGCTCGTCATGCTCTCGATCCGTGGGCGCCTCCCCGAGCACAGGTCCGAGACCGTCGAGGTCGTCGGCCTGTACTGGCACTTCGTCGACATCGTGTGGATCCTGATCTTCGCGATCGTCTACCTCATCCCGTAG
- a CDS encoding cytochrome C oxidase subunit IV family protein: MTTVSTHDPVPTELLDGAEKPYSRDKVYVLTAVFLAVLTALEVAVVEVDFVLWSGPMLVPVLLILMAVKFFAVAWIFMHLKFDKPILTWAFYAGLITAVLVYLGMLTAFRIWWPGAQDVEPGQTGA; this comes from the coding sequence GTGACCACCGTCTCCACCCACGACCCGGTCCCCACCGAGCTGCTCGACGGCGCAGAGAAGCCGTACTCCCGCGACAAGGTCTACGTGCTCACGGCCGTCTTCCTGGCCGTGCTGACCGCGCTCGAGGTCGCCGTCGTCGAGGTCGACTTCGTGCTGTGGTCCGGCCCGATGCTGGTGCCCGTGCTGCTCATCCTCATGGCGGTCAAGTTCTTCGCCGTGGCCTGGATCTTCATGCACCTCAAGTTCGACAAGCCCATCCTCACCTGGGCCTTCTACGCCGGGCTCATCACCGCGGTGCTGGTGTACCTCGGGATGCTCACCGCCTTCCGCATCTGGTGGCCGGGCGCCCAGGACGTCGAGCCGGGCCAGACCGGCGCCTGA
- a CDS encoding ABC transporter permease: protein MNALTAQTRTELTLSLRNGEQVLVSLAIPLLLLVFFSLVDVLPLPDGVDEAVAFLTPGVLALAVMSSAMVSLGIGTGFERQYGVLKRLGSTPLGRGRWVAAKIAMVLALLVLQVLALVVAALLLGWSPGGTPPLAVPAIVLGAAAFGGIGLLMAGTLKGTVTLAAANGLYLVLLLLGGMVVPLTELPGPLAAFGGALPSGALSEVLQSCLRDGAPSAGSSWVVLGVWAVLAPAAAVRWFRWEA, encoded by the coding sequence GTGAACGCCCTCACCGCTCAGACCCGCACCGAGCTCACCCTCAGCCTCCGCAACGGCGAGCAGGTGCTGGTCAGCCTGGCCATCCCACTGCTGTTGCTCGTCTTCTTCTCCCTCGTCGACGTGTTGCCCCTCCCCGACGGGGTCGACGAGGCGGTGGCCTTCCTCACGCCGGGCGTGCTGGCCTTGGCCGTCATGTCCAGCGCCATGGTGAGCCTGGGCATCGGCACCGGCTTCGAGCGCCAGTACGGCGTGCTCAAACGCCTCGGCTCCACCCCGCTGGGTCGGGGCCGATGGGTGGCGGCCAAGATCGCCATGGTCCTGGCCCTGCTGGTGCTGCAGGTGCTGGCGCTGGTGGTGGCCGCGCTGTTGCTCGGCTGGTCGCCGGGCGGCACGCCGCCGCTGGCGGTCCCCGCCATCGTGCTGGGGGCGGCGGCGTTCGGTGGCATAGGGCTGTTGATGGCCGGCACCCTCAAGGGGACGGTGACGTTGGCTGCGGCCAACGGGCTGTACCTGGTGCTGTTGCTCCTCGGTGGCATGGTCGTGCCCCTCACCGAGCTGCCCGGCCCGCTGGCCGCCTTCGGTGGAGCCCTGCCCTCGGGGGCGCTGAGCGAAGTGCTGCAGAGCTGCCTGCGCGACGGCGCTCCCTCGGCGGGATCGTCGTGGGTGGTGCTCGGCGTCTGGGCGGTGCTGGCGCCGGCCGCGGCCGTGCGCTGGTTCCGCTGGGAGGCCTGA
- a CDS encoding ABC transporter ATP-binding protein: MRPDRPATPAVEVLDLVVDHGSLRAVDHLTFRAHRGEVTALLGPNGAGKTTTVETLEGYRRPSGGVVRVLGCDPVAEHRAVVGRIGVMLQSGGVYTGIRVEEAVRLFAAYYAEPEDAEELLGRVGLRERRRATWKQLSGGEQQRLSLALALVGRPEVVFLDEPTAGIDPSGRQVIRQVVRDLRAEGVCVVLTTHDLDEAARLADQVVIIDHGRLLAEGTPHDLMNDDGGAQVRFGAPGGLDITSLSAHLDARVTEVTPGEYLVDAPPAPATVAALTAWLAEHDAPLADLRAGRQSLEDVFLRLTADAGRDREPDPDPDPPGRGARRRSRR; encoded by the coding sequence GTGCGCCCCGATCGACCAGCGACCCCGGCGGTGGAGGTGCTCGACCTCGTCGTCGACCACGGCTCGCTGCGAGCCGTCGACCACCTGACCTTCCGGGCTCACCGCGGCGAGGTGACGGCGCTGTTGGGCCCGAACGGCGCCGGCAAGACCACCACGGTCGAGACCCTCGAGGGCTACCGACGCCCGTCCGGCGGCGTGGTCCGCGTGCTCGGGTGCGACCCCGTGGCCGAACACCGAGCCGTGGTGGGCCGCATCGGGGTGATGCTCCAGTCGGGTGGGGTGTACACGGGCATCCGGGTCGAAGAGGCCGTGCGCCTGTTCGCCGCCTACTACGCCGAGCCCGAGGACGCCGAGGAGCTCCTCGGGCGGGTCGGCCTCCGCGAGCGGCGGCGGGCCACGTGGAAGCAGCTCTCCGGCGGTGAGCAGCAGCGCCTCTCCCTGGCCCTCGCCCTGGTGGGCCGACCGGAGGTGGTGTTCCTCGACGAGCCCACGGCCGGCATCGACCCGAGCGGCCGCCAGGTGATCCGCCAGGTGGTCCGCGACCTGCGGGCCGAGGGGGTGTGCGTGGTGCTCACCACCCACGACCTCGACGAGGCGGCGCGCCTGGCCGACCAGGTCGTGATCATCGACCACGGCCGCCTGCTGGCCGAGGGCACCCCCCACGACCTCATGAACGACGACGGTGGCGCGCAGGTGCGCTTCGGGGCCCCGGGCGGGCTGGACATCACCTCCCTCTCCGCCCACCTCGACGCCCGGGTCACCGAGGTGACGCCGGGCGAGTACCTGGTCGACGCCCCGCCGGCGCCGGCGACCGTGGCCGCCCTGACCGCATGGCTGGCCGAACACGACGCGCCCCTGGCCGACCTGCGGGCCGGGCGCCAATCGCTCGAGGACGTCTTCTTGCGCCTCACCGCCGACGCCGGCCGCGACCGCGAACCGGACCCGGACCCGGACCCGCCCGGGCGCGGAGCACGACGGAGGTCACGCCGGTGA
- the serS gene encoding serine--tRNA ligase → MIDIRRIRTDLDAVTAALARRGDGTDEVTEVHRLDEQARLLSAERDGLRSQVNALSKQVGMLRRDGDVAAAEARQAESRELGELEKRLTAEADELSARVRDLLLRIPNLPAADVPDGGGPADNPTVKVVGPGDDPAAWAAHQRVPHWDIGTDLGILDLERGVKLSGAMFTMFRKQGATLARALCQAALDRNSDAFEEVRPPTVVLTETMVSTGHLPKFADDAYHLERDDLWAIPTAEVPLTSLARDEVLAEADLPMRLMAYTPCFRREAGSAGRDTRGLLRVHEFDKVEILAYTTPAQAADMHAEILARAEGLIAELGLTYRVLDLCAGDLGNSAARTFDIEVYAPGVDQWLEVSSVSWFSDYQARRANIRFRPSEGKGTEVVHTLNGSALAVPRVWAAVVETHRQPDGSVRVPEVLHPYLRGATEIR, encoded by the coding sequence GTGATCGACATCCGCCGCATCCGCACCGATCTCGATGCCGTGACCGCGGCGTTGGCTCGCCGGGGCGATGGCACCGACGAGGTGACCGAGGTCCACCGCCTCGACGAGCAGGCCCGCCTGCTGTCCGCCGAGCGCGACGGGCTGCGCTCGCAGGTCAACGCCCTCTCCAAACAGGTCGGGATGCTGCGCCGCGACGGTGACGTGGCCGCGGCCGAGGCCAGGCAGGCCGAGAGTCGCGAGCTGGGCGAGCTCGAGAAGCGGCTCACGGCCGAGGCCGACGAGCTCTCGGCGCGGGTCCGCGACCTGCTGTTGCGCATCCCCAACCTGCCGGCCGCCGACGTGCCCGACGGCGGCGGTCCCGCCGACAACCCCACGGTGAAGGTCGTGGGCCCCGGCGACGACCCCGCCGCGTGGGCCGCTCACCAGCGCGTGCCCCACTGGGACATCGGCACCGACCTCGGCATCTTGGACCTCGAGCGTGGCGTGAAGCTCTCCGGGGCCATGTTCACAATGTTCCGCAAGCAGGGCGCCACCCTGGCGCGGGCCCTCTGCCAGGCCGCGCTCGACCGCAACAGCGATGCGTTCGAGGAGGTCCGCCCGCCCACCGTGGTGCTCACCGAGACCATGGTGAGCACCGGCCACCTGCCCAAGTTCGCCGACGACGCCTACCACCTCGAGCGCGACGACCTGTGGGCCATCCCCACCGCCGAGGTGCCCCTCACCTCGCTGGCCCGCGACGAGGTGCTCGCCGAGGCCGACCTGCCCATGCGGCTCATGGCCTACACCCCGTGCTTCCGGCGCGAGGCCGGATCGGCCGGACGTGACACGCGTGGCCTGTTGCGGGTGCACGAGTTCGACAAAGTCGAGATCCTCGCCTACACCACACCGGCGCAAGCGGCCGACATGCACGCCGAGATCCTGGCCCGGGCCGAGGGCCTCATCGCCGAGCTGGGCCTCACCTACCGGGTCCTCGACCTGTGCGCCGGCGACCTCGGCAACTCCGCCGCCCGCACCTTCGACATCGAGGTCTACGCCCCCGGTGTCGACCAGTGGCTGGAGGTGTCGTCGGTGTCGTGGTTCAGCGACTACCAGGCCCGGCGGGCCAACATCCGCTTCCGGCCGAGCGAGGGCAAGGGCACCGAGGTGGTGCACACCCTCAACGGCTCGGCCCTCGCCGTCCCCCGCGTCTGGGCCGCAGTGGTGGAGACGCACCGCCAACCCGACGGCTCGGTGCGGGTGCCCGAGGTCCTGCACCCCTACCTGCGCGGCGCCACCGAGATCCGCTGA
- a CDS encoding FluC/FEX family fluoride channel — protein sequence MRTTPARVLAVAVGGALGTWLRWAVVSTWPIRPDRFPTTTLVVNLVGAFVLALVIVALLERRRRALAHALLGTGLLGALTTFSTMSVEVVTLVRLQHFWVGAAYLVVSLVLGVLAMIGGLALGRSWWRAEA from the coding sequence GTGCGCACCACACCGGCGCGGGTGCTGGCCGTCGCCGTCGGCGGGGCGCTCGGCACCTGGCTGCGGTGGGCGGTGGTGAGCACCTGGCCCATCCGGCCGGACCGCTTCCCCACCACGACCCTGGTCGTGAACCTCGTGGGCGCGTTCGTGTTGGCGCTGGTGATCGTGGCCCTGCTCGAACGGCGCCGCCGGGCCCTGGCCCACGCCTTGCTCGGCACCGGGCTGCTCGGTGCCCTCACCACCTTCTCCACCATGTCGGTCGAGGTGGTCACCCTCGTCCGCCTGCAGCATTTCTGGGTCGGTGCCGCCTACCTCGTCGTGTCGTTGGTGCTCGGGGTGCTGGCCATGATCGGCGGTCTGGCCCTGGGGCGGTCGTGGTGGAGGGCCGAGGCGTGA
- a CDS encoding fluoride efflux transporter FluC yields MTVVVVGLAGALGAVCRHLLDVALRRTVGPGPSAGVLLANVAGSLVVGFLVGTAFEEGLDRDLRLAVVVGFCGAFTTFSTLMAEIVNMLEGEGAHDGVGAALGWAMVSVGGGVGAAAIGWSVAIA; encoded by the coding sequence GTGACCGTCGTCGTCGTGGGTCTCGCCGGCGCGCTGGGGGCCGTGTGCCGCCACCTCCTCGACGTCGCCCTGCGACGCACGGTCGGGCCGGGTCCGTCAGCCGGCGTGCTCCTGGCCAACGTGGCGGGCTCGCTCGTCGTGGGCTTCCTCGTGGGCACCGCGTTCGAAGAGGGACTCGACCGCGACCTGCGCCTGGCGGTGGTCGTCGGGTTCTGCGGGGCCTTCACCACCTTCTCCACCCTCATGGCCGAGATCGTCAACATGCTCGAGGGCGAAGGCGCCCACGACGGGGTGGGGGCCGCCCTGGGCTGGGCGATGGTCTCCGTCGGCGGCGGGGTGGGGGCCGCGGCCATCGGGTGGTCGGTCGCCATCGCCTGA
- the pdxH gene encoding pyridoxamine 5'-phosphate oxidase, which yields MGLTAGMGDAFEQVRTRWQAEGLVDDLLADDPFEQFRRWMDQCLEVGLHEPEAMVVASVGADGMPSARHVLLKELDHGFVFFTNYESRKGHELDGHPKAAVCFPWNLVSRQVRAVGGVERVTVEESDAYFATRPRSAQIGAWASRQSEAIDDRATLEAWVAEAEACFDGIDVPRPPHWGGYRIVPVEFEFWQGRPARLHDRIRYEPAADGWRRERLSP from the coding sequence ATGGGGTTGACTGCGGGCATGGGCGACGCCTTCGAGCAGGTCAGAACCCGTTGGCAGGCCGAAGGTCTGGTCGACGACCTGCTCGCCGACGATCCCTTCGAGCAGTTCCGCCGGTGGATGGACCAGTGCCTCGAGGTGGGCCTGCACGAGCCCGAGGCCATGGTGGTGGCCTCGGTCGGCGCCGACGGCATGCCGTCGGCCCGCCACGTGCTGCTCAAGGAGCTCGACCATGGCTTCGTGTTCTTCACCAACTACGAGAGCCGCAAGGGCCACGAGCTCGACGGGCACCCCAAGGCGGCCGTGTGCTTCCCGTGGAACCTCGTCTCCCGCCAGGTACGAGCCGTTGGCGGGGTCGAACGGGTGACTGTCGAGGAGTCCGACGCCTACTTCGCCACCCGGCCCCGCAGCGCCCAGATCGGGGCATGGGCGTCGCGCCAGAGCGAGGCCATCGACGATCGAGCCACCCTCGAGGCGTGGGTGGCCGAGGCCGAGGCCTGCTTCGACGGCATCGACGTGCCCCGTCCGCCCCACTGGGGCGGCTATCGGATCGTGCCGGTCGAGTTCGAGTTCTGGCAGGGCCGACCGGCCCGCCTCCACGATCGCATCCGCTACGAGCCCGCGGCCGACGGCTGGCGGCGCGAACGGCTCAGCCCCTGA
- a CDS encoding arsenate reductase ArsC: MSDATELTTEQQLMLREGARRISQEFSGVFSPETIERYLDDSRDQLLARARFTEWLPILIERFARERLRALARLEVGTPDRPAVLFLCVHNAGRSQMAAGWLRHLAGDQIDVFSGGSDPGSQINPAAVEAMAEIGVDIADESPKPWTDEIARAADVIITMGCGDACPIFPGKRYEDWVLEDPAGQSVAMVRGVRDDIGRRVRELMASLDVPTMA; this comes from the coding sequence ATGTCCGATGCCACCGAGCTCACCACCGAGCAACAGCTCATGCTCCGCGAGGGTGCCCGGCGGATCAGCCAGGAGTTCTCGGGCGTCTTCTCGCCGGAGACGATCGAGCGCTACCTGGACGACTCTCGCGACCAGCTCCTGGCGCGCGCCAGGTTCACCGAATGGCTCCCCATACTCATCGAGCGTTTCGCCCGTGAGCGTCTTCGGGCCCTGGCCCGACTCGAGGTCGGCACCCCCGACCGGCCCGCCGTCCTCTTCCTGTGCGTGCACAACGCCGGACGTTCGCAGATGGCGGCCGGTTGGCTGCGCCACCTGGCCGGCGACCAGATCGACGTGTTCTCCGGCGGGTCGGACCCCGGCAGCCAGATCAACCCGGCAGCCGTCGAGGCCATGGCCGAGATCGGGGTCGACATCGCCGACGAGTCCCCCAAGCCCTGGACCGACGAGATCGCCCGCGCCGCCGACGTCATCATCACCATGGGTTGCGGCGACGCCTGCCCGATCTTCCCCGGCAAGCGCTACGAGGACTGGGTCCTCGAGGACCCCGCCGGCCAGTCCGTCGCCATGGTCCGCGGTGTGCGCGACGACATCGGCCGTCGGGTCCGCGAGCTGATGGCCAGCCTCGACGTCCCGACGATGGCATGA
- a CDS encoding MarR family transcriptional regulator, with translation MSHRVDEKLRERAEVHAALGEPVRLGIVEDLVASDRSPGELAERHHLSSSLLAHHLDTLERVGLIERRPSSGDARRRYVTLDPRRLDSLLVGPTVADDRIVFVCTHNSARSQLAAALWTRTTGAPADSAGTHPAERVHPGAVAAARRAGLDLSDARPRLLDPAQLHDTTVVTVCDQAHEELDPETTWLHWSIPDPVPLGTDAAFEDALTALEGRIGALTSPPPTP, from the coding sequence TTGAGTCATCGTGTGGACGAGAAGCTGCGGGAACGGGCGGAGGTGCACGCCGCGCTGGGCGAACCGGTGCGGTTGGGCATCGTCGAGGATCTGGTCGCCTCCGATCGCTCCCCGGGCGAGCTCGCCGAGCGGCACCACCTCAGCTCCAGCCTGCTGGCCCACCACCTCGACACCCTGGAGCGGGTGGGGCTGATCGAGCGCCGCCCCTCCTCGGGTGACGCTCGGCGCCGCTACGTCACCCTCGACCCGCGACGCCTCGACTCCCTCCTGGTCGGCCCCACCGTGGCTGATGACCGCATCGTGTTCGTCTGCACCCACAACTCGGCGCGTTCGCAGCTGGCTGCGGCTCTCTGGACCCGCACCACCGGGGCCCCCGCCGACAGCGCCGGCACCCACCCCGCCGAGCGGGTCCACCCGGGCGCGGTCGCCGCCGCCCGACGAGCGGGGCTCGACCTCTCCGACGCCCGACCCCGGCTCCTCGATCCCGCCCAGCTCCACGACACCACCGTCGTGACCGTGTGCGACCAGGCCCACGAGGAGCTCGACCCCGAGACGACCTGGTTGCACTGGTCGATCCCCGATCCCGTCCCCCTGGGAACCGATGCGGCCTTCGAGGACGCCCTGACGGCCCTCGAAGGCCGCATCGGTGCACTCACGAGCCCCCCACCCACCCCGTAG